In Candidatus Contubernalis alkalaceticus, the genomic window CTGATGGTCCTTTAGAATAATAGGAGAAAAAAAGAATTGATCTCCCCTAATTTCTGCTAATTTTTCTCCCTCCAGGGTAGAGAAATATACTTTGGCTGAAATATAAGGAAATATTTCTACCAGGCTGATAATCAGGTTATCTGTGCCGGAAAGAAATTTTATATCCATGATTCCCATCCCAGGGAAGGTTTCTTCAAATATCTGCTCACCCCGGTTATTAACAACTATCCCCTTTTCTCCATATAACCCCTCCAGCCTATCCTTCCCTGATATAACACTACAGCTAAAAATAGTTTCCCCTTTTGAACCAGACCAAAAGTATTTATAATCGGGGGGAGGTTCTACTCTTCGGACAAGGTTGCCGTTATAATCAAAGAAAGTTATTGTTCCTTGGGATTGATCATAATAGCCCCAGGAATGATTGTCAAAATAAATTTCCGGCTTACCATCCCAGTTTTCCTGCCATTTATTCCTGCCATTATAATCAATTCCTATTAACGAAGTATTACCCTCCAGGACCTCCTTTAAAACAACTTTTCCAAGCCTTTCCTCCACAGTTAACTCTCCGGATACATGACGAACCCATAATTCTGCAGGACTGCTTCCGGGCATTTTCCCTTCCCAGGAAAATTCCGCAATTTTGCCTGAATAAACAATAAGCAGCATTAAAACTACCAGGAATGTTCCCGCCAGTAACGTCTTTTTCAATTTTACCTCCTATGACTATTTATATTATATTTGCCGACCCTATAAAATTATTCGGCTTTTCACCCATAACCCCTTTACCTTTTTTTTAGGGTATAAAACCCACCATAAAGCGTTAGGATAGGTAATGGCTATTAATTAACTGGAGCTCTGTCTTCACCTGATTCCCCAATTTTTCAGCTTGCTGAAACCAGTTCTCTTTTTAATATTAAAGAACATACATATTGCCCGGGAATTAACATATACTAATTATGGAAAGAGAGGTAAACCATGAAAATCCCTTTATATAAAAAAACCCCAGATAATCAAAGGGCTTCAACGGGGAAAAATCGTAAAGAGTTATTCTCGGTAGAAGACCCTAAAACCCCTTACACACTGGCAGAATTACTAGCTTCGGTTCTGCCCACATCAGGAAAAAACCAGTTAATATTTGTAGGTGTCGGCAGTGACCGCTCTACAGGAGATTGCCTGGGCCCCCTGGTAGGAAGCAAGCTGGAAGAGCGTAGATCCCCTGGAATTGTGGTTTTAGGCACATTAGGGGATCCAGTGCATGCTTTAAACCTGAAAGAAACCTTAGAGAATATTAACCGTCAGTTTAAAAATCCCTTTATACTGGCAGTAGATGCCGCCTTGGGAAGCAAAAAAAATGTG contains:
- the yyaC gene encoding spore protease YyaC, whose amino-acid sequence is MKIPLYKKTPDNQRASTGKNRKELFSVEDPKTPYTLAELLASVLPTSGKNQLIFVGVGSDRSTGDCLGPLVGSKLEERRSPGIVVLGTLGDPVHALNLKETLENINRQFKNPFILAVDAALGSKKNVGMIKIEEGPLLPGLAVKKNLPAVGDLHVTGTVNVSGHMEHLVLQNTRLFLVMNLARVISAGIHMALRKNYSFSCSFPSSSDLRDVP